The nucleotide window CGTCGTGACCACTCAGACGGTCAGCGGCGTCAGCCTCTCGGAAGCCGCAGGCAAGGTCGGTTCACAGGGCCTGGAACTGGACATCACCGGGCGTGTGGCCGAGCGCTGGGACCTGATCGGCACCTACGCTTACACCCACACGGAAATCCTCGACGATCCGGATGACGAAGGTCACCGCCTCGCCGATGCGCCGAAGCACACCGCAAGCCTGTACCTCACGCATCACCTGAACGTCCCTACAGAGTTCGGAGCCTGGCATACCGGCGCCGGTGCGCGCTACGTCGGCGAGCGGGCCGCGAACAACGCCAACGATTTCTGGCTAAGCAGCTACACCGTGGCCGATGCGTTCGTGCGTTGGGAGTCGCCGATGTTCGGGTACAAGACCTCGCTGCAGTTCAACGTCGACAACCTGTTCGACAAACAGTACTACCCGTCCTCCACCGGCAGCCAACTGGCGGTCAATGTCGGCGAGCCGCGCACGGCACGCCTCAGCGCCAGTGTGACATTCTGATCGCACTGCCTTGACGTGCTGTCCCGTTCTGCCGGTGTAGCTGGTGGAACGGGGCGGTGGTCCTTCTCAATTTCGACGACGTTTCAGGTGTCGGCGAGCTGAAACCGATAACCCACCCCATACAACGATTCGATCGGATGCTCCCCCGGGCAGGCCTGTTCGAGCTTGCGCCGCAGATTACGGATGTGGCTGTCGACCGTGCGATCGGTGACCACCCGGTGATCGGAGTAGATCCGGTCGAGCAACTGATCCCTGGAAAACACCCGTCCCGGAGAGCGGGCGAGGGTGTTGAGCAGGCGCAGTTCCAGCGGTGTCAGGTCCAGCGCGATGCCGTCGAGGGAAGCCAGGTATTGCTCTTCGTCAATCTGTAGACGCGGTGGTGCAGTCGTTAAAAGCTGCGGGCTGCGCCGCAGGATGGCTTTGACCCGGGCCACCACTTCGCGGGGGCTGAAGGGTTTGCAGATGTAGTCGTCGGCGCCCAGGTCCAGCCCGAGCAGGCGGTCCACTTCCTCGACGCGGGCGGTGATCATAATGATCGGCACGGCACTGAAGCTGCGCAGTTCCTTGCACACTTGCAGACCATCGCGGCCAGGCAGCATCAGATCGAGCAGGATCAGTCGCGGCTCGCGGGCACGTACCGTCGGCACCACCTCCAGCCCGTTGTCCAGGCACTGGGTCGTATAGCCGGCGGCGATCAAATAGTCGCGCATCAACGCGGCCAGTTTGGGTTCGTCTTCGACGATCAGGATCGGGCTGTCGTTGGCCATGGTTCAGGCGTTCCGTGGCAGGCGCAGGGTCAGCCAAAGGCCACCCAAAGGCGAGTGATCGGCACTGAGGCTGCCGCCGTGGGCCAGGGCGATGCTGTGACAGATGGCCAGCCCCAGACCGGCGCCACCACTGGCGCGGTTGCGTGAGGTTTCACCGCGGTAGAAACGCTCGAACAGCCGTGGCAACTGATCTGCTTCCACCCCGGGGCCGGAATCAAGGAAATCGATGCGTACGACGTCGCCATCGCTGGCCGCGCGAATGCGCAGCACACCGCCCTCATCGGTATAACGCACGGCGTTTTCCAGCAAATTGCCGAACAGTTGTTGCAAGCGCTTGGGGTCGGCCTCCAGCCTTGGCGGTGGTGTCGGCAGCTCTAGCTCCAGTCGCAGATGCCGGGCATTGCAGCGTTCCTGGAACATTGCCACGCAACTGCCCAGCAGCTCGTTGAGATCGCATTCGCTCTTGCGGTAGGTCAGCGCGCCCACATCGGCCAGGGACAGTTCATACAGGTCATCCACCAGTTTGCTGAGCATGCCGACTTCGCCTTGCAGCGATTTCATCGAGGATTGATCGAGGGTGCGCACACCGTCTTCGATGGCCTCCAGCTCACCGCGCAATACCGACAGCGGGGTGCGCAATTCGTGGGAAACATCGGCCATGAACTCCCGGCGCATTTTTTCGTTGCGCTCCAGCGTATACGCCAGCTGATTGAAGTCACGGGCCAGCTGACCGACCTCGTCATTGGAGGACACTGCCACCCGGTTGCTGTATTCGCCTGCGGCCAGTCGGTGCGTGGCCGCGGCCACTCGCTTGACCGGGTCAAGCAAGGTGCGGGCGATCCACCAGGCGATCAGCATCGCCAGAAGCAACGAGAACACGCCCACGGCCAGACTGGTGCGCAACAGGTACAGGCGAAAGCGTTCGCCGCCCGCTTCGGTCACGTTCTGGAACGGCGTCACCGCCAGCCAGCCGACGGTTTTGCCGGCGACCTCGATCGGGCGCATCAGGGCGTCGTCGGCAATCGCCGCGTAGCCTATGACGAGTTGCTTTTGCGGGTCCAGCAGGGCGATGCGAAATACCGCGCCGGTCAGGTCGGACGTGGGCAGGTTCGGCCGCTGCGGGTCGGTGAAATCTACGCCTGGCTCCGGACGCATGAGCTCGAACCAGCGATCCGGCTGGTTGCGCAGGAATTCCCAGCTGCCTTCGCGCTCGTAGGCGTTGGCAAGGCGCGGCAGCACCGGCGTCATGCGCACCAGGGCCTGTTCGTTGAGGTAGTCGAG belongs to Pseudomonas sp. B21-015 and includes:
- a CDS encoding response regulator gives rise to the protein MANDSPILIVEDEPKLAALMRDYLIAAGYTTQCLDNGLEVVPTVRAREPRLILLDLMLPGRDGLQVCKELRSFSAVPIIMITARVEEVDRLLGLDLGADDYICKPFSPREVVARVKAILRRSPQLLTTAPPRLQIDEEQYLASLDGIALDLTPLELRLLNTLARSPGRVFSRDQLLDRIYSDHRVVTDRTVDSHIRNLRRKLEQACPGEHPIESLYGVGYRFQLADT
- the baeS gene encoding sensor histidine kinase efflux regulator BaeS yields the protein MGGPFTDLPEPMKLSISTKLFIAVLASVLFVILSMGVANGWSFGKGFLDYLNEQALVRMTPVLPRLANAYEREGSWEFLRNQPDRWFELMRPEPGVDFTDPQRPNLPTSDLTGAVFRIALLDPQKQLVIGYAAIADDALMRPIEVAGKTVGWLAVTPFQNVTEAGGERFRLYLLRTSLAVGVFSLLLAMLIAWWIARTLLDPVKRVAAATHRLAAGEYSNRVAVSSNDEVGQLARDFNQLAYTLERNEKMRREFMADVSHELRTPLSVLRGELEAIEDGVRTLDQSSMKSLQGEVGMLSKLVDDLYELSLADVGALTYRKSECDLNELLGSCVAMFQERCNARHLRLELELPTPPPRLEADPKRLQQLFGNLLENAVRYTDEGGVLRIRAASDGDVVRIDFLDSGPGVEADQLPRLFERFYRGETSRNRASGGAGLGLAICHSIALAHGGSLSADHSPLGGLWLTLRLPRNA